GTCACACACCAACATGATGCCCTACCTCACCTGCTACTACATCATCTGTGTCAGTGGTCAGTACCCAGAGAGACCTTAACTCTGAGACTTAAAAGAAAAACCCGCCCCACACAGAGTGAGGCGGGTTTAACCAGTTACCAAATTTTATCCCACTTATGGTGCTGGATAGAACTCGCTGATATCCACCTCTCGATCATAGAGGCGTACATCCTTCACCGATCCATTGAAGTGCTTGTTACCGTTGCGGTTCACACCAAGATAAAATCCTTCAAATACGCCGTTGGATATGCCTGTCAACGTAGCCGCCAAAGTACCATTGTAATAGAGCTTGGTATCAGTACCATCACTCGCCACTACAAGATGAACCCAGGTTCCCACTGGAGCAGCACCAAAGCTGGCCTTCGTGCCACCGTTGTAGCGGAAGCCGTCTCCCATATCGATCTGGAAGCTATCTCCTCCACTTGGGTGACGGTTGCAGAACACGGATGCGTACTGGTTCTGGCCGGTGGCTCCGTTCTTCACCCAGAGGGATACACTGAAGGCACCCATCGGGCCGGAAGCGAGCGGAAGATCGATACTATCATTTGAGCCATCGAAGCTCCCTTCACTTCCATTCAGAGTGGCTCCGTTCACGGCACCAGACATCTTGTTGCCAGTATCATCGAGAACGGTGCTCGCCCCTGCGCTCTCATCCAGGTTCCACCAAAGCACGAGACCGTCGT
Above is a genomic segment from Rubritalea squalenifaciens DSM 18772 containing:
- a CDS encoding LamG domain-containing protein gives rise to the protein DGLVLWWNLDESAGASTVLDDTGNKMSGAVNGATLNGSEGSFDGSNDSIDLPLASGPMGAFSVSLWVKNGATGQNQYASVFCNRHPSGGDSFQIDMGDGFRYNGGTKASFGAAPVGTWVHLVVASDGTDTKLYYNGTLAATLTGISNGVFEGFYLGVNRNGNKHFNGSVKDVRLYDREVDISEFYPAP